The Pieris brassicae chromosome 6, ilPieBrab1.1, whole genome shotgun sequence genome window below encodes:
- the LOC123710898 gene encoding peptidoglycan recognition protein-like, whose product MIFFTAIFVFGLTLADASCPSIVSKKDWGGLKPIHVSYLLRPVDLVIIQHTVTPFCSTDGTCTEATRSIQNYQVDELGYWDIGMSFLVGGNGKIYEGCGWLHVGAHTYGYNSKSIGISFIGNYNNDDPTSAQLEAVKELLRCGVEEGHLSADYKVVGHKQLIATQSPGRRLYQVIRTWPEWLEDVTSIKNKS is encoded by the exons CATGTCCCTCAATTGTGTCAAAAAAGGATTGGGGTGGATTGAAACCTATCCACGTGAGTTACCTCCTCAGGCCTGTAGATCTAGTCATTATTCAGCATACAGTTACTCCATTTTGTTCGACTGATGGCACTTGTACTGAGGCTACTCGTAgtatacaaaattatcaaGTCGATGAGTTAGGATACTGGGATATTGGCATGTC ATTTCTAGTAGGCGGTAATGGAAAAATATACGAAGGCTGTGGCTGGCTCCACGTTGGCGCTCATACATACGGCTACAATAGTAAATCCATCGGCATATCCTTTATAGGGAACTATAATA ATGACGATCCGACGAGTGCCCAACTCGAAGCTGTAAAGGAACTTTTACGCTGTGGAGTGGAGGAAGGTCATTTATCAGCAGATTACAAAGTTGTTGGACACAAGCAATTAATCGCTACACAGAGTCCTGGAAGACGATTGTACCAAGTTATAAGAACCTGGCCCGAGTGGTTGGAAGATGTTACATCTATTAAGAATAAAAGCTAA